The Mauremys mutica isolate MM-2020 ecotype Southern chromosome 1, ASM2049712v1, whole genome shotgun sequence genome has a segment encoding these proteins:
- the LOC123354433 gene encoding zinc finger protein 239-like encodes MNENEEEDPQQEGPKPVEAPGTLSDFFIREAFPSSDQDKACERQEIRSPEERQEKPIRCERGFRKRKDTIVHQKTLLGEKPYICIECGQSFNRSSDLIRHQRIHTGEKPYVCTECGKSFSRRSHLIQHQRIHTGERPYQCKDCGKSFSQSTHLVQHQRNHTGERPYVCAKCGRNFYQNSGLIRHANFHTGEKPYKCPECGKCFSDSSNLIAHQRLHTGEKPYKCTDCDKCFSESSKLIIHRRTHTGEKPYMCPECGKSFSQRSHLVQHRRTHTGEKPYKCSECGTSFSDNSTLIRHRRTHTGEKPFKCAQCGKSFSRNSYLVSHQRVHVW; translated from the coding sequence ATGAATGAAAATGAGGAGGAGGATCCTCAGCAGGAAGGTCCCAAGCCAGTGGAAGCCCCTGGGACATTATCAGACTTTTTCATAAGGGAAGCTTTTCCGAGTTCTGACCAGGACAAAGCCTGTGAGAGGCAGGAGATACGTTCTCCGGAGGAGAGACAGGAAAAACCTATTCGTTGTGAAAGAGGCTTCAGGAAACGCAAAGACACCATTGTTCACCAGAAAACTCTCCTGGGCGAGAAGCCTTACATCTGTATTGAATGTGGGCAGAGCTTCAACCGGAGCTCAGACCTCATCCGCCATCAGCGGATCCACACTGGCGAGAAACCCTATGTGTGcaccgagtgcgggaaaagcttcagccgGCGCTCGCACCTTATCcagcaccagagaatccacacgggggagagacccTACCAATGCAAAgactgtgggaagagcttcagccAGAGCACACATCTCGTGCAGCACCAAAGGAATCACACCGGAGAGAGGCCCTATGTGTGTGCAAAGTGTGGGAGGAACTTCTACCAGAACTCGGGGCTCATCAGACATGCCAACTTCCACACGGGTGAGAAGCCCTACaaatgccctgagtgtgggaaatgcttcagtgACAGCTCCAACCTCATCGCGCACCAGCGGCTGCACACAGGCGAGAAGCCCTACAAATGCACGGACTGTGACAAATGCTTCAGTGAAAGCTCCAAGCTGATCATCCACCGCCGGACCCACacgggagagaagccctacatgtGTCCtgagtgcgggaagagcttcagccAGAGATCCCACCTTGTCCAGCACCGCAGGacgcacacaggagagaaaccctacaagtgctctgagtgtgggacgAGCTTCAGCGACAACTCCACTCTGATCCGGCACCGCAGGACGCACACTGGGGAGAAGCCCTTCAAATGTGCAcagtgtgggaagagcttcagccGCAACTCGTACTTAGTGTCGCATCAGAGAGTGCACGTATGGTAG